Genomic window (Sulfurimonas sp.):
TTCCTTTAGCGTATATTGCATATTTAGCAATCCCATCTAAAGAAGTCTGCATAAAGGTAGGTGCTGCAATTTATCTTCTTCCTGTGCAAAATGGAACTGTCTTTGAGGTCACAAATCGAGAGTACCGTTTACAAAAAGAAGGAAGTGTAAAGAAGTTTATAAAAGTAAAACTTCAAAATCAAAAAATTGGTTGGGTGAGAAATGAAGATATTTGCTCAAATTAGTTGGCTATACGCTACTATTATCATCTTTACATCTTTACTTCTTCAAGTAATATTTTACTACTTACTACCTCGTCCATATACTAGAAAAATTTCTTCATGGTTTATGCGTTTGAGTATATTTTACTCAACTGAAATAATAGGTAAAGAAGACCTAGATGCTCAAATGTTTTTGTTTAATCATCAGAGTGATTTAGATATTGGTGTAATTGAAACAAGTACGCGGAGTGACATATCTTGGGTAGCTAAAAAATCACTCTTTAGTGTCCCTCTTTTTGGTTTAGTTTTAAAGTTTAACGAAGATATTCCTGTCGAGAGAGAAAGTAAAACTTCACTTATTAAACTTCTTAGAGCTGCTAAAGATAGAATAGATAAAGGAAGAGTTGTAACAATGGCTCCAGAAGGAACACGCTCAACAAAAGGCAAAATGCTTCCTTTTAAATCAGGAGCTAAAGTTATCGCTGATAAGTTAAAACTAAAAGTTCAACCAATCATATTAATGCAAACTGCCAAATATTATGATTTAAAAAGATTTTACTATAAACCTGGGAAAGTAAAAGTGATTTTTTTAGACTCTTTTTATGCCGATAAAAGCAATAAAAACTGGTTAACTGATTTAAGAGTTCAGATGCAAGGAGTGTACGACAATGAGTTGGCAAACAATCCTAGCCATAGGTAGTGGCGGTTTTATAGGTGCAGTATTAAGAGCTTACTTCAATGGTTTAATCTCACATAAACTACCACACGATCTTCCTTTTGGAACACTTGGAGTGAACCTTGTTGGTAGCTTTATTATGGGCTTACTTATCGCTTACTTTATGTACACTTCTATCTTTTCTATGCCTGCTAAATCATTCCTCTCAACAGGAATACTTGGAGCTTTAACAACTTACTCAACATTTGCAATTGAGAGTTTTTTACTACTTGAAGGTGGTCACATCTTGTTGGCTTTAACAAATATTTCACTAAATGCTTTTGGAACTATTTTTATGGCAGGTGGGGGTTTTTATCTTGCTAAATATTTTTTGAAGTAACTTTAGAATTAAAAATTACAGAAATATTAAATACTTATTTGAACAATGATATTTTATTTTAACTGAGAATCCATTTCTGTAAATATTTTATTAGTCCAATCAGAAGCAGTTATATTTGTAAAAACAGCGGCTTTTGAAACGACTTCTATTTCAATCTTATTTTTAGAAATTGGATAACAAAACACCCCCTACTCTTTCACCCCAACTAAAAGCACTAACACCATACTTAGCGAGAACTGAACATTTGTTAGTATCTTCTTCTACTATTTCACCACCTGTATTTACAACCGCTATTTTCATTGCACTCCAGACTTCTAACTTCGACTTAGTATATATTTTTTTTGTTCCTGTTCCCTTGGAGTCCTTAGCTACCTGTACTGTTGAACACCCACTTGATAAAATCGCTATTATAATAATTGTAAAAAATGTCATTATAGACAACTTATTATTCATTTTTATTTTCCTATCTATTAAATTATATTTACAAATATAATACCTAATAATATATAATAATAATGTTAAGTGAAATAATATTTCTACATTTAAATCATAATAATTTCATCAGCACACCAAGAAGCTAATTCTAAATCGTGAGTGATAAGTAACATTCCCATCTCTTCAAGAGAACTCATAAGCATATTCATAACCTCTAGTTGTATGACATTGTCAAGTGCTGATGTCGGTTCATCAAGCAAAAGTAAAGAGGGTCGCATAAGCATAGCTCTTAGTATAGATGCGCGTTGAAGCTGTCCACCTGAGAGTTCATGTGGAAGTTTTGTTAGAAGTTCCTCTTCAAGATTCATACTTTTTAAATATTTATCAATATCTTGCGTTGAGGCAACATCTTGTATCTGATTGATTAAAGAGTAGCTTGGATGAAACGAGCTGTATGGGTCTTGATAAACTTGAGATGCTTCTTCGCATTTTATAGTTCCATGAAGTGGTTTTAAGTTACCAAGTATAAGCTCAAAAAGTGTACTTTTTCCAGCACCACTTTCTCCAACTATAGCTTTTATTTCACCCTTTTTTAGGGTAACGCTTAACTTGTCAAAAAGTAAAGAGTCTTTTGTATAACCAAAAGAGAGTTCTTTAACTTCTAAAATATTACACAACTATTTTTATCTTTTATTTAATGCAATATATAATTTTGTTAGTTCTTTATATAGAACTTCTGGTTTAATATTGCTATTTTCTTCCCAGATTTTTTTCATTATAATGTTGTCTTCTACTCCGTCCCACATCTTTATGTAAGAACCTTCCTTATAACCATTATCTTGACGAAATTGGTTTAAAATATTTTTACCTACATAAAGACGGTAAAGAGTATCTAAGTCAAGCCCACTGAGCGTAACAAGGGTAAAAAAGTCCTCCACAAAAACATCTAAATCTAACTCTTGTAAACTTAAAGAAGTTCGCATAATACTCTCTACTTTTATGATTACATCATCTTGATAACCAAAAAGTTTATTTTTATTTTCTAGTTTACTAAATGCTTCAAGGTTTGAAATATTTATGGCTAAATCTTCGATACCACCTTTTAGATTTGCTGAATAATTTTCAATCGCTAAACTCATCATAAAATGCCAAACATCAACTACTTCTATTTGTAAATTATCCCAATCTGCTTCTTTATCTATACTCTTCCAATGTTTCCAAGAAAAACTATCAATCATCTCTGCGCATTCCATATATATGCATCTCTTCCAGTTAATCGTTTTAGAATTTTTTGTGATACCCTTAACCCATTGTTCTCCATTTGTTGAATCATTGAGTTGTGCTTGGAGCTGAAGCATTAATAATATTTTATCCATGTTTAGTATCTCTTTTAGTAAATTTAATCTTCTATTTTACC
Coding sequences:
- a CDS encoding lysophospholipid acyltransferase family protein; this encodes MKIFAQISWLYATIIIFTSLLLQVIFYYLLPRPYTRKISSWFMRLSIFYSTEIIGKEDLDAQMFLFNHQSDLDIGVIETSTRSDISWVAKKSLFSVPLFGLVLKFNEDIPVERESKTSLIKLLRAAKDRIDKGRVVTMAPEGTRSTKGKMLPFKSGAKVIADKLKLKVQPIILMQTAKYYDLKRFYYKPGKVKVIFLDSFYADKSNKNWLTDLRVQMQGVYDNELANNPSHR
- the crcB gene encoding fluoride efflux transporter CrcB, encoding MSWQTILAIGSGGFIGAVLRAYFNGLISHKLPHDLPFGTLGVNLVGSFIMGLLIAYFMYTSIFSMPAKSFLSTGILGALTTYSTFAIESFLLLEGGHILLALTNISLNAFGTIFMAGGGFYLAKYFLK
- a CDS encoding dUTP diphosphatase, producing MDKILLMLQLQAQLNDSTNGEQWVKGITKNSKTINWKRCIYMECAEMIDSFSWKHWKSIDKEADWDNLQIEVVDVWHFMMSLAIENYSANLKGGIEDLAINISNLEAFSKLENKNKLFGYQDDVIIKVESIMRTSLSLQELDLDVFVEDFFTLVTLSGLDLDTLYRLYVGKNILNQFRQDNGYKEGSYIKMWDGVEDNIIMKKIWEENSNIKPEVLYKELTKLYIALNKR
- a CDS encoding ABC transporter ATP-binding protein yields the protein MCNILEVKELSFGYTKDSLLFDKLSVTLKKGEIKAIVGESGAGKSTLFELILGNLKPLHGTIKCEEASQVYQDPYSSFHPSYSLINQIQDVASTQDIDKYLKSMNLEEELLTKLPHELSGGQLQRASILRAMLMRPSLLLLDEPTSALDNVIQLEVMNMLMSSLEEMGMLLITHDLELASWCADEIIMI